One Candidatus Sulfurimonas baltica DNA segment encodes these proteins:
- the pdhA gene encoding pyruvate dehydrogenase (acetyl-transferring) E1 component subunit alpha, which produces MELDLTKAKEFYSKMLLIRRFEERCVEFYSKQKIRGFLHLYIGEEAIAVGIMSALTPEDAVLATYREHGQALAKGVSANSIMAELFGKQEGTSRGRGGSMHLFDANTRFYGGTAIVAGGLPLAVGMALADKMMKRNRVTVCMFGDGAVAEGEFHESLNLAALWNLPVLFVCENNRYAMGTALNLTESETDIYKKAASYKINSKQVDGMSVIEVAKAASRAVEDIKDGKGPVFLECLTYRFRAHSMFDAELYREKVEVEEWKEKGPLVVFQKRLEEMGLWSEMDVKELEDEIKNTMDEAVEFAENGTLEPIEDLEKFVYSEVSNG; this is translated from the coding sequence TTTAACTAAAGCTAAAGAGTTTTACTCCAAAATGCTTTTGATTCGGCGATTTGAAGAGAGGTGCGTAGAGTTTTATTCTAAGCAAAAAATTCGTGGTTTTTTACATCTTTACATTGGTGAAGAGGCTATAGCAGTGGGAATAATGAGTGCATTGACTCCAGAGGATGCTGTCCTTGCAACATATAGAGAACACGGACAAGCATTAGCAAAGGGAGTAAGTGCAAACAGCATTATGGCAGAGTTGTTTGGTAAGCAGGAGGGAACTTCACGTGGACGAGGCGGTTCTATGCATCTTTTTGATGCAAATACACGATTTTATGGAGGTACTGCCATAGTTGCTGGCGGTTTACCTCTTGCTGTTGGAATGGCATTAGCAGATAAAATGATGAAACGTAATCGTGTAACAGTTTGTATGTTTGGTGATGGAGCCGTTGCTGAAGGGGAGTTTCATGAGTCTCTAAATCTTGCCGCATTATGGAATTTACCAGTTCTTTTTGTTTGTGAAAATAATCGTTATGCTATGGGAACTGCTTTAAATTTAACAGAATCTGAAACAGATATTTATAAAAAAGCAGCCTCATACAAGATAAACTCAAAACAGGTAGACGGGATGAGTGTTATAGAGGTGGCTAAAGCTGCTTCAAGGGCTGTAGAAGACATTAAAGATGGGAAAGGACCCGTATTCCTTGAGTGTCTTACCTACCGTTTTCGTGCCCACTCTATGTTTGATGCTGAACTATATCGGGAAAAAGTTGAAGTTGAGGAGTGGAAAGAAAAAGGTCCATTGGTTGTGTTTCAAAAGAGACTTGAAGAGATGGGACTATGGTCTGAGATGGATGTAAAAGAGCTTGAAGATGAAATAAAAAATACCATGGATGAAGCAGTAGAGTTTGCAGAGAATGGCACACTTGAACCTATAGAAGATTTAGAAAAATTTGTTTACTCGGAGGTGAGTAATGGATAA
- a CDS encoding alpha-ketoacid dehydrogenase subunit beta, protein MDNTITYREAVREAIRKAMSEDERVFLMGEDVGNYGGSYAVSRGLLDEFGRERIIDTPLSESAFTGAGIGAAMNGMRPIVEIMTVNFSLLALDQIINNAGSLLHMSGGQFNVPLVIRMATGVGNQLGAQHSHSLEGWLSYIVGVKVLTPATVQDAYDMIGLALSDPDPVLVFENSLLYNSKGSLDTKSTPIPIGKALVHRPGKDITILTYGINLFKALEAAETLAKDGIDAEVIDLRSLRPLDDETIMKSVAKTHRVVIVDDGWKSGSISAEIMARINEQAFYELDAPMARVCTLEVPLPYAKHLEDAAIVQVDKIIEMAKKVMVQS, encoded by the coding sequence ATGGATAATACTATTACATATCGTGAAGCTGTTAGAGAAGCTATCCGTAAAGCTATGAGTGAAGATGAACGAGTTTTTTTGATGGGTGAAGATGTTGGTAATTATGGTGGTTCTTACGCAGTTAGCAGAGGACTTTTAGATGAGTTTGGCCGTGAACGAATCATAGATACACCTCTTAGTGAATCAGCTTTTACAGGTGCGGGTATTGGTGCAGCAATGAACGGAATGAGACCTATTGTAGAGATTATGACTGTAAATTTTAGCCTTTTAGCACTCGATCAGATTATAAATAATGCTGGAAGTTTGCTTCACATGTCAGGAGGACAGTTCAATGTTCCTTTAGTTATTCGTATGGCAACAGGTGTCGGCAATCAATTAGGTGCCCAACACTCTCACTCACTAGAGGGATGGCTGTCATATATAGTTGGTGTAAAAGTTTTAACACCAGCAACGGTACAAGATGCTTATGACATGATTGGTTTGGCTTTGAGTGATCCAGACCCTGTTCTGGTTTTTGAGAACTCACTTCTTTATAATTCTAAAGGCTCACTCGACACTAAATCTACACCGATACCTATTGGAAAAGCCTTGGTTCATAGACCTGGTAAAGATATAACGATTTTAACCTATGGAATAAATCTTTTTAAAGCACTCGAAGCTGCCGAGACTTTAGCAAAAGATGGGATTGATGCGGAAGTAATTGACCTACGTTCTCTTCGCCCATTGGATGATGAGACAATTATGAAGTCAGTAGCCAAAACGCATAGAGTTGTCATTGTGGATGATGGGTGGAAGTCAGGCAGTATCTCAGCTGAGATTATGGCCCGCATTAATGAGCAGGCATTTTATGAACTAGATGCTCCTATGGCTAGAGTGTGTACTCTCGAAGTTCCTCTTCCTTATGCTAAGCATCTTGAAGATGCTGCCATTGTACAGGTTGATAAAATAATCGAGATGGCAAAGAAAGTGATGGTGCAATCATGA
- a CDS encoding dihydrolipoamide acetyltransferase family protein, which yields MSKFLMPSLGADMESAILMEWLVKEGDRVSKGQIIAEVETSKGVIEIEVFEDGIVEKLLVKEESECKVGEPLAIIASDEKKPLHVEEKHESKQPVVQETKEEQIVSEPPKPTALHVEQEARLKISPAARKKAGETGADLSKFDPNDGVVQLSKIEAASTTEQEEPTKIESKSDTHIEKNSGMRQAIATAMSRSNAEIPHYYLSTSINMTPALKYLEELNKKRSIKDRILPVAILIRAVVLSLKEVPELNGFWQNNSHQISKEIHPGIAIALRKGGLITPALLNADIMTIDDTMNSLSDLITRTRGGKLRSTEMTSQTITITNLGDLGVESVFGVIYPPQLAVVGLGAIIDSPWAEGDALCVRKVMRATLAGDHRATDGRTGGVFLDRLNHYLQNPKELL from the coding sequence ATGAGCAAATTTCTTATGCCTAGTTTGGGCGCAGACATGGAGTCGGCTATCTTAATGGAGTGGCTTGTTAAAGAGGGAGACAGAGTAAGCAAGGGTCAGATAATAGCCGAAGTTGAGACCAGCAAGGGTGTTATTGAGATAGAAGTTTTTGAAGATGGCATTGTTGAAAAACTATTGGTAAAAGAGGAGAGCGAATGCAAAGTTGGGGAGCCTCTTGCTATTATTGCTTCTGATGAAAAGAAACCTCTACATGTAGAAGAAAAACATGAATCTAAACAACCGGTCGTGCAAGAGACAAAAGAGGAACAAATAGTATCAGAGCCACCTAAACCGACAGCTTTACATGTAGAGCAAGAAGCGCGTCTAAAGATATCCCCTGCAGCTCGCAAAAAAGCGGGTGAAACAGGTGCTGATTTATCAAAGTTTGACCCTAATGACGGAGTTGTACAACTTAGCAAAATAGAGGCTGCTTCCACTACAGAACAAGAAGAACCAACTAAAATAGAATCAAAATCAGATACTCATATAGAGAAAAATAGTGGTATGCGTCAAGCCATAGCGACTGCCATGAGTCGCTCCAATGCTGAAATACCACACTATTACCTTTCAACTTCAATCAACATGACACCGGCACTAAAATACCTAGAAGAGCTAAACAAAAAACGCAGTATCAAAGATAGAATACTCCCTGTTGCCATTTTAATTCGTGCAGTTGTTCTATCACTAAAAGAGGTCCCTGAGCTAAACGGTTTTTGGCAAAATAATTCACACCAGATAAGCAAAGAGATTCATCCAGGTATCGCCATAGCACTGCGAAAAGGGGGATTAATTACCCCTGCACTATTAAATGCAGATATTATGACTATAGATGACACAATGAACTCTTTAAGTGATTTGATAACACGAACTCGTGGTGGTAAACTCCGCTCCACAGAGATGACTTCTCAAACAATCACCATCACAAACTTGGGCGATTTGGGGGTTGAGAGTGTGTTTGGAGTTATTTATCCTCCCCAGCTTGCAGTTGTGGGGCTAGGAGCCATCATAGATTCCCCTTGGGCTGAGGGTGATGCTCTTTGTGTGAGAAAAGTTATGCGGGCAACTTTAGCAGGTGACCACCGCGCAACCGACGGTCGCACGGGGGGAGTATTTTTAGACAGACTAAACCACTATTTACAAAATCCAAAGGAGCTATTATGA
- a CDS encoding acyl carrier protein gives MTKEELKRAIIEQILEIAPDVDESEIDPDANIQRSLEIDSFDFLKILTSLNEKVGIEVPEADYAKVDTVEHMAEYFSKHL, from the coding sequence ATGACAAAAGAGGAACTAAAACGGGCGATAATTGAGCAAATTTTGGAAATTGCCCCCGATGTAGATGAGAGTGAGATAGATCCAGATGCGAATATTCAGCGCTCTTTAGAGATAGACTCGTTTGATTTTTTAAAAATTCTTACATCCTTGAATGAAAAAGTTGGTATTGAAGTTCCTGAGGCCGATTATGCCAAGGTTGATACTGTGGAACATATGGCTGAGTACTTCTCAAAACATTTGTAA
- a CDS encoding cation-translocating P-type ATPase, protein MQPYKLNSQELFESFHTSKNGLSTKEANRRIVDFGENKIQSQTKKNYLLEYLKQYIQFFALLLEVAAFLAFIADYYAPNEGNDILAYAILIAVIINATFAFWQEYKADKAMEALVRLMPSMVTLVRDGEVKTIDAKDLVPGDIIILEEGNKIAADAVLIKNTTLYINTSSLNGESRPSRRELEIDSNITCALDARNMVFAGTAVISGSAEAVVVSTGQSTEFGKIATLTKNVQKTITPMQKEVIRITHILTIIALGMGLLFFLFGVFSEQSLLMASIFALSLIVANVPEGMLPTITLSLSLASQRMAKRNALIKNLDSVQTLGSATVICTDKTGTLTRNEMTLKELVLAGGEYITVGGEGYATEGEFDFDNSNESSQTRLDEILTAGFINCRATIEDKKLFGDPTELAIVVAAKKRNIDLSSLEKIDEIPFTSERKMMSSVCIKSEEKILYIKGAAEVIFEKATHFLDKDQAVKIFDDDAKKRMQMSAEAFENEAYRVLAIAKNSDIIEEGLTLLGLVAIMDLPREEVKEAIAQCKTAGIRTMMITGDNSKTAQAIAKKIGLEFDRVLTGDEVRMLREEELEKILSKESVLFARMASNQKLKIAIALQNCGEIVAMTGDGVNDAPALKRADIGIAMGISGTDVAKEAADMILLDDNFNSIVAAIEEGRAVYFNIKKFVTYILSSNVPEIVPYILHFFLLIPLPLSVIQILSIDLGSDMLPGLALGSEKPEKNIMKSPPVGRGEKILDWEVFKRGYFFIGVIEATAAMVAFISFLSLHGWEYGTVDLKNPLLQSQAMTMTLLGAISCQLVNVWTMRSWEYSAWSVGWTSNRLLLGAMALEFLWIWMMLSYEPVQKIFHTASIPLNELWILLPFPMILFVSHEYYKYTKRSEKANLI, encoded by the coding sequence ATGCAGCCGTATAAACTGAACTCTCAGGAACTTTTTGAAAGCTTTCACACCTCAAAAAATGGCTTAAGCACAAAAGAGGCTAATCGCAGAATAGTCGATTTTGGCGAGAATAAAATTCAAAGCCAAACAAAGAAGAACTATCTTTTAGAGTATTTAAAACAGTATATACAGTTCTTCGCTCTTTTGCTTGAAGTAGCGGCTTTTTTGGCATTTATCGCCGATTATTACGCTCCTAATGAGGGGAATGACATTCTTGCCTATGCAATTTTGATAGCTGTAATTATTAATGCTACTTTCGCTTTTTGGCAGGAGTACAAGGCAGATAAAGCAATGGAGGCGCTAGTAAGGCTTATGCCGAGTATGGTTACCCTTGTGCGAGATGGCGAGGTGAAAACTATTGATGCAAAAGATTTGGTTCCCGGCGATATTATTATTCTTGAAGAGGGGAATAAAATCGCTGCTGATGCTGTTTTAATAAAAAACACGACACTCTACATAAATACTTCATCACTAAACGGCGAATCAAGACCCTCAAGGCGCGAATTGGAGATTGACAGCAATATTACATGCGCTTTAGATGCAAGAAATATGGTTTTTGCAGGTACTGCCGTTATTTCCGGAAGTGCAGAGGCAGTAGTAGTCTCAACGGGACAAAGTACGGAGTTTGGAAAAATAGCAACACTTACAAAAAATGTTCAAAAAACCATCACCCCTATGCAAAAAGAGGTCATTCGTATTACCCATATTCTCACTATTATTGCTCTTGGAATGGGTCTGCTGTTTTTTTTATTTGGAGTCTTTTCAGAGCAGAGCCTTTTAATGGCCTCCATATTTGCCCTCTCACTCATTGTTGCAAATGTACCTGAGGGAATGCTCCCAACCATAACACTATCACTCTCTTTGGCGTCGCAGCGTATGGCAAAGAGAAATGCACTTATAAAAAATCTTGATTCTGTCCAGACTCTAGGGAGTGCCACCGTTATATGCACTGACAAGACAGGCACTCTTACACGAAATGAGATGACGCTAAAAGAGCTTGTTTTGGCTGGTGGTGAGTATATAACGGTCGGAGGAGAGGGGTATGCCACCGAAGGTGAATTTGATTTTGACAACTCTAATGAGAGTTCACAAACCCGTTTAGATGAGATATTAACAGCAGGGTTTATAAATTGTCGTGCAACTATCGAAGATAAAAAACTTTTTGGAGACCCAACAGAACTTGCCATTGTGGTTGCTGCTAAAAAACGCAATATTGACCTAAGTTCATTAGAGAAGATTGATGAGATCCCATTTACCAGTGAGAGAAAAATGATGTCATCTGTCTGTATAAAATCTGAAGAGAAGATTCTATACATAAAAGGTGCTGCTGAAGTTATCTTTGAAAAAGCAACACATTTTTTAGACAAAGACCAAGCCGTGAAAATTTTTGATGATGATGCCAAAAAACGTATGCAAATGAGTGCCGAAGCATTTGAGAATGAGGCATACCGTGTATTGGCAATTGCGAAAAATTCAGACATTATAGAAGAGGGACTAACGCTTCTAGGCCTTGTAGCCATAATGGATTTACCAAGAGAAGAGGTAAAAGAGGCGATAGCACAGTGTAAAACGGCCGGAATACGCACTATGATGATTACCGGTGACAACTCTAAAACCGCTCAGGCAATAGCCAAAAAAATCGGTCTTGAATTTGATCGCGTACTGACAGGAGATGAAGTACGGATGTTGAGAGAAGAGGAGCTGGAAAAAATTCTCTCAAAAGAGAGTGTACTTTTTGCAAGAATGGCGAGTAATCAAAAATTAAAAATTGCCATTGCTCTTCAAAACTGCGGTGAAATAGTGGCGATGACCGGAGACGGAGTCAATGATGCCCCAGCACTAAAGCGTGCAGATATTGGCATAGCTATGGGTATTTCAGGCACAGATGTAGCAAAAGAAGCGGCTGATATGATACTCCTTGATGACAATTTCAACTCTATAGTCGCAGCGATAGAAGAAGGGAGAGCAGTATATTTTAATATTAAAAAATTCGTAACATATATACTCTCTTCAAATGTTCCAGAAATTGTCCCTTACATCTTGCACTTTTTTTTACTCATACCGCTACCGCTTTCAGTTATTCAAATCCTCTCAATAGACCTAGGTTCAGATATGCTCCCAGGGCTTGCTCTGGGGAGTGAAAAACCTGAAAAAAATATCATGAAATCTCCGCCGGTAGGAAGAGGCGAAAAGATTCTTGATTGGGAGGTGTTTAAAAGAGGCTACTTTTTTATCGGTGTTATTGAAGCGACTGCCGCTATGGTAGCCTTCATAAGCTTCTTATCTCTTCATGGATGGGAGTATGGAACTGTTGATTTGAAAAACCCTCTGTTGCAGTCTCAGGCAATGACTATGACTCTTTTAGGTGCAATAAGCTGTCAGTTGGTCAATGTTTGGACTATGCGCAGCTGGGAGTATTCAGCTTGGAGCGTTGGGTGGACAAGCAACAGGCTTCTTCTTGGAGCTATGGCTCTGGAGTTTTTATGGATTTGGATGATGCTCAGTTATGAACCTGTCCAAAAAATATTTCACACCGCTTCCATTCCTCTCAATGAGTTGTGGATATTGCTGCCTTTTCCAATGATACTTTTTGTCAGTCATGAATACTATAAATATACAAAACGTTCAGAAAAAGCAAATTTAATTTAA
- the amrS gene encoding AmmeMemoRadiSam system radical SAM enzyme, with amino-acid sequence MSERAWLSKRLESGKILCQACAQACKLDEGEYGICGVRRVEEGELRLLVYGLAAAVNVDPVEKKPMFHFLPKSRAFSVGTVGCNFSCKFCQNYDISQYPKEHEHKIIGHELPPESIVKLALENGCDSIAYTYNEPVVFFEYTYDTAKLAHERGLKNIYVTSGFETHKAIDLLEPYIDGMNIDIKSFSDEFYKEICGARLEPVLECVRYAHKKGIWVEITTLLIPGKNDSDDEIRSIAKFLANIDTSIPWHLSAFHPTYKMLEPPRTPESTLLRAYNIGQEEGLKYLYIGNVDNEDYESTYCPKCNKRVIDRSGNIGQFVTNELNENGSCPKCGYKLDGIWS; translated from the coding sequence ATGTCAGAAAGAGCATGGCTAAGTAAGAGGCTTGAATCGGGGAAAATTTTGTGCCAAGCATGTGCGCAAGCATGTAAGCTTGACGAGGGTGAATATGGTATTTGCGGGGTTAGAAGAGTTGAAGAGGGTGAGTTAAGACTTCTAGTTTATGGTCTGGCCGCTGCTGTAAATGTAGACCCGGTGGAGAAAAAACCTATGTTTCATTTTTTGCCAAAAAGCAGAGCTTTCTCTGTTGGAACAGTTGGTTGTAACTTCTCCTGTAAATTTTGTCAAAACTATGATATATCTCAGTACCCAAAAGAGCATGAGCATAAAATCATAGGTCATGAACTTCCCCCTGAAAGCATAGTAAAGTTAGCGCTAGAAAATGGATGCGACTCTATTGCCTATACCTACAATGAGCCGGTTGTCTTTTTTGAATACACTTACGACACAGCAAAACTCGCACATGAGAGAGGACTGAAAAATATCTACGTTACAAGTGGATTTGAAACGCATAAAGCGATAGACCTGCTTGAGCCTTACATTGACGGGATGAATATAGATATTAAAAGTTTTTCAGATGAGTTCTACAAAGAGATTTGCGGAGCAAGACTTGAACCTGTACTTGAGTGTGTTAGATATGCTCATAAAAAGGGGATATGGGTAGAGATTACAACGTTGCTGATACCTGGGAAAAATGATTCTGATGACGAGATTCGCTCTATTGCAAAATTTTTAGCAAATATTGACACATCTATCCCCTGGCATCTATCCGCTTTTCACCCCACATATAAAATGCTAGAACCTCCTCGTACTCCGGAATCCACCCTGCTTCGTGCTTACAATATAGGTCAAGAAGAGGGTTTGAAATACCTATATATAGGAAATGTGGACAACGAGGATTACGAATCTACCTACTGCCCAAAATGCAATAAAAGAGTAATTGACAGAAGTGGAAATATTGGACAGTTTGTTACAAATGAACTCAATGAAAACGGTAGCTGTCCGAAGTGTGGCTATAAACTAGATGGCATATGGAGTTAA